In Aedes albopictus strain Foshan chromosome 3, AalbF5, whole genome shotgun sequence, the genomic window CTTAGACGTTTCTACGATAATTTCGGCCGACCGACCTAGTTTTTGCGCTGAATTCGCAATTGGGAGTTCCTGTGCATCGAATATCGGAATAGTGACAACAGGTGCCCTTCGAAAGGGCTAAAGATTTCGCTTCTATCTACGCCTTCTACTCGTCGGGCGGATGGTACGTATTGAGTGACCATAACCTGAAGCTAATGTTTGCGTAAATTTCACTGCTTTATTTTACTCCGTTCCGTTACTAGATGACCTGCGCTGTTGATTAATGATAAAGAACGCCATATCCTTCGTCACGCAATTATTGTTTTTTGCTCACGGTACCGGAGTTTCAAGAGGAGAACAACCTTCAGCCACATCCGAACCCTCCGGCCACCGAAACCGTCGAAGCTGCATCCGACGTTTGACGCTAGTTTAAATTGGAGCCTGAACGGTTTCCCGGTGACCTAAGCACGCGGCGATGAAGagcgaagagttttttttttgaggcaaAAACTACTGGCAGGAACGGGTAGAGGAATTTGCTACGGTACGAGCAGTTTTGTGAGCATGAGAAATGCGTATCAGGCttggtattgtcgtcgcggttgaaacccgaagtttccccacacccgacaatcgaattatctcaaaacccatacgtgaaacctaacgtcggacgtagtgcgctggacagcggacctggccctctatccagcgcactgtgcccgacgtacgtccgacacacggtttaggagaaaaatcgattttcgcgtgtcaaaaattccgattttcaactgcacgaacaatagtaTGACGATTTAAAGATAAGGCTTTGCAAATGTAGCCTGAAGAATCATGCAGCGGTTAATTCCGGTggacaaaataaataaaataagcaGCAATTGTAATGCTACAATGTATTATCATTGCTGCTTATCTCATTCTCTACATTATGGTCAAGGATAATTCGGCCGAATACCCCCCACTGGACCACAGCAACGGCAGAAATcggactaaggactgttcaatttataaaacggacaacttgcttgtacgatatattttttatttttcaataaaatcattatcagttttttgcataactttctatagctattctcaaatgtagaaaaaaaatataacatttagCAAAATGttctacacacttagaataaattacagtattcggtgaaaaaaatcaccgaaactggtctgtaaacaagcaaactacagtattactgcgaaatcgatgaaattgcaggagaaaatcggtgaaatctaagaaatcaccgaagaacctgTGAAATCAGAGAAATTTACAGGAtccctgtgaatattttaccgaacagatcggtgatgggactattttaccgtactactgtaaaatgcgtttgacagccacgccggcagcttcgagcatcagttcaattacaatttgcgcatcatctccaagcaagactctcttgtccAGTGGCAGCAaatgtggttcctgatcagaaggccatgtattcaatcccatcatcgacgttttttatgaaaatattgtgtttttgtgctcgcataaaatcgccgtaaatttgtaaaatttaccgtacgttcagcgatattgagaattcatttgtaaacaaacataccgaacgttctgcgatttttacggtaaatttgtaaaaagtaccgaacgttccggtaattttgacagatgcattttcctgagattcgcagtacgttcggtggtttgaaaaatcaccgaactttttaccgtacgttcagctgttgagattacggtaaaattttaccgtaatccagGGGGGGCGACACTGGCTAAGTCATGATTCTTTCCATTGGTTTTATCTGGTTGTTTTAGCTTAGTGTAGCTTTCTTTGGCTTCTGCAACTTACAGAGACTTATCCCTCGATATGAAAAATTTCAAGGGTTGCGTCGTGGTTGTGGAACTTTTCAGAGGATATTTTGTGAAAAAAAGCTTTTATCCTTTTGAAGTCTACCATAGCATTTCAAAAAGGGTCAAATCATTAAATCATATTTTCAACTTTCATCTCTAATGGTTTCAATAAAACAAATATATTTCACATTGATTGTATGATTGAATAGTACAACATCGTGATAAATATATTTTATTTGACAAGTGCAACAATAATCAACACATCATATGTCGTTAAATGTGCGAAAATAGAAAACATAAAAATATTAATAATTGTTGGTTATTTTCgtataggtacttttcaaaactTACACGCGACAtagtgattttagtaaacataTCCCGCGCGTTTCACCCGTTTCACATCTTGCAGTTCGGTGGCGTGTGATCTATCATGGACAAATTCATCATTATCTTATTTATTTATGTAAATATTCAGTCCGAAACAAGATGGCGGTTGTACTAGTCGGTCGGGTCTAATTCGGCGTAGTGGAAAATtggaatatttctgaagaaattcgcggTATTTTCGGCAGTAAAGGGCGAATAAAGTTGCAGAAGGGTGCCGGGACGGCAGAAGTAGTGAATATCTGTTCGAAAAGGCGTGGATTGACGGTGTAGGAACAAAATCTTCGGTGAACGGTGAAGCACGCGGTTCGGCCACGCTGAAAAAGGTGACAAAAGAagcggagaagaagaagaaggaaggcaGAGACCTTACGGCCGGATAAAAAAGTGAAGAGAAGGAAGTGAAGTGACGAAGAAGACGAAAACGGAAACAAGAAAAACAGTGAGAAAAGGAGAAGAAGGACAGGGCCTTGCGGCCACGGAAAACAGTGCATAGAGGAAAACAGGAAGATAAGCCgaaaaagtgacaaaagaagcggggaagaagaagaaggaaggcaGAGACCTTACGGCCGGATAAAAAAGTGAAGAGAAGGAAGTGAAGTGACGAAGAAGACGAAAACGGAAACAAGAAAAACAGTGTGAAAAGGAGAAGAAGGGCAGGGCCTTATGGCCACTTGGAAAAAGTGAAAAGAAAAACCACGAAGAAAAAACAAGGAAGAAAAAGGAAGTGTAGAGGGAAATAATAGTTTGCAAAAGAGAAGAAAACTGTGAGAAAAAGAAGGAGGGAAGGCAGGGCCCACGGCCGCTTGGAAAAGTGGAAAAAGGGAATAAGAAGAAAGGAAGTGCACGGAAGAAAATAATAGGCGCAAAGTTATAGGAGCAAATACACGGAGATCAAAAAAGGAAAGCGGAAATACGATACGGGCTGGCGGCTTCGGTCTTAGGAGTGATCTCAGCGCCAAGAGCACGTACCAGAAGGAAGTCGACGTCGACCCTGGACTAGGGGATCCCAAGCAACCTGGCAATTGAATGACGACAAGACATCAGCACCACATATCTCGAACTACTGTAAGTACGTAGAACATAAGAAATAGCGAATACAGCAAAAGCCGATAGGAGGGGGTTTTGAAACAGCTAGCAGCCTCCCGCACCGTAAGGACGATGGCCTCGACTGGACCCCAACGCATAGCTCAAAGCAGGAAGACAGCGGCCGGAAGGGTCACCACCAGGCAGCAATCGGGGAAATCGGGCAGCACAGCGGCCAGCGTCGCTTCACAAAATTCAACCGGGAATGGAGGTCCCAACACGGAACCCAACCAAACAGCAACGGTGGTTTTAGAGATGATTGACACGGAGAAGAATCACCCTAACCACCCAACTCTCGtgggaaaattcctgagagaGCGAGGCTACCTAGATTGCACAGAGATAACCAAGCTGGGCAAATTCCGCTTCAAGGTAGACACCAAATCTGAAGCAGGACTAAGGCGTCTAAACTTGGCAGAGATAAACCTGAGGCCGTACGAACCTAAAAATAGGAACCACACCATCGCTTTTGTTCGGGGGGTACCGGAAAGCTTTGCAGAAGAGGAGATGCTGGACAACTCGGAAGCGGAGTACCAAGTAATCCAGGTCCAGCGTATCAAGCGCCGAGACAGAAATGGTGGCCTCCAGGATACGACGAACATCAAGGTCACGGTAGAAGGAACCCAAGTGCCAAAATGGCTCAAGATCTACGGATGCAACTTCAGACCGGAGCTCTACATCTTCCCGATTCGCCAATGCCAAAACTGCTGGAGGTTTGGTCATGGAGCGAAGTTTTGCACTGCGAGGGCAAGATGCGGTACCTGCGGCGGGAATCATCCCACCAGAGAGTGCAATACAGATGCAAAATGTCCAAATTGCCGAAGCCAACACAGCGCAAACGACCCAGGATGCCCAGAAAGGAAGCGACACGTGAAGATCCGAGAAAAAATGAGGGAGAAGCAAATCAGCTACGCTCAGGCCGAGACCCAATACCCAAAGCTGCAGAACCGCTTCAACCTCCTCGAGGAGCTGGAAGAAGAGGAAGGAGTCGGATTTCCAACACTCCAAGAATACTCGCATCGCAAAGGGCCAACGGGTGGGCGAGGCCCCCAGAAAGGACAGGCGGTCTCTAATCCTCGTGGGAGTAGCCGCGAAAGAACGGAACACTCCGAAAACGCAATGGAAGTCCCGCCACAACACATCGAACGGCGAACAACATGCCCAAACTGCCGGGACAATCCACTCAAAGCCACCGAGTTTGAACGGTTTATTTCGTGGCTAAGGAAGGAATTCCTCGCGGAGAAAAGGTCTAGGCGTTGGATTGAGGACCTCCAGGTTCTACAGCAAAAGATAGCTCGGAAGGCGCAACACGCGAAGTCCGAACTAGAAAGAGATCAGTTGCTGGTGGAGATCGGACAGGACATACAGGCCATCATCGAAGGACAACCAACACCCGAGAAAGATATCCCCAGATCCAACACAGGTAGTCACAGTGGAGTGTAAAACGCTAAAAATATTACAGCACAACGTTCAGAGCATTCGGCCTGTCGAGACCCGGGAAGAGCTCAGCCATTTCCTCACAGAAAATTCAGTACACGTCGCGGTGCTGCAGGAAATTTGGCTTAAAAAGGGAGAGCCATTCAGGCTTGCGCACTATAGACTCGAATCGTTTAGGCGGAATCAGGGATACGGAGGGGTCGGCGTCTTAGTGCACGAGACACTAGACTATGAGACACTGGAGTTCGAAGACATCCTACCGATTGAAGCAGTAGGGGTTAAACTAACAAAAGGCTTCTATCCACTCAGCGTGATCTCAATCTATGTTCCACCCGGACACACCTTC contains:
- the LOC134289930 gene encoding uncharacterized protein LOC134289930; translated protein: MASTGPQRIAQSRKTAAGRVTTRQQSGKSGSTAASVASQNSTGNGGPNTEPNQTATVVLEMIDTEKNHPNHPTLVGKFLRERGYLDCTEITKLGKFRFKVDTKSEAGLRRLNLAEINLRPYEPKNRNHTIAFVRGVPESFAEEEMLDNSEAEYQVIQVQRIKRRDRNGGLQDTTNIKVTVEGTQVPKWLKIYGCNFRPELYIFPIRQCQNCWRFGHGAKFCTARARCGTCGGNHPTRECNTDAKCPNCRSQHSANDPGCPERKRHVKIREKMREKQISYAQAETQYPKLQNRFNLLEELEEEEGVGFPTLQEYSHRKGPTGGRGPQKGQAVSNPRGSSRERTEHSENAMEVPPQHIERRTTCPNCRDNPLKATEFERFISWLRKEFLAEKRSRRWIEDLQVLQQKIARKAQHAKSELERDQLLVEIGQDIQAIIEGQPTPEKDIPRSNTGSHSGV